In Streptomyces pluripotens, the genomic window AGGCCGGGGTCGCCATGGACCGCGGCTACGTCCTCGTCGATGAGTACATGCGCACCAACGTTCCGACCATCTCCGCCGTCGGTGACCTCGTGCCCACGCTCCAGCTCGCGCACGTCGGCTTCGCCGAGGGCATCCTGGTGGCGGAGCGTCTGGCCGGTCTGAAGGTCGTTCCGATCGACTACGACGGTGTTCCGCGGGTGACGTACTGCCACCCGGAGGTCGCCTCCGTCGGTATCACCGAGGCCAAGGCCAAGGAGATCTACGGCGCGGACAAGGTCGTCGCTCTGAAGTACAGCCTGGCGGGCAACGGCAAGAGCAAGATCCTCAAGACCGCGGGCGAGATCAAGCTCGTTCAGGTCAAGGACGGTGCCGTGGTCGGCGTCCACATGGTCGGCGACCGCATGGGTGAGCAGGTCGGCGAGGCCCAGCTGGTCTACAACTGGGAGGCGCTGCCGTCTGAGGTCGCCCAGCTCATCCACGCCCACCCGACGCAGAACGAGGCGCTCGGCGAGGCCCACCTGGCCCTGGCCGGCAAGCCGCTGCACTCCCACGACTGAGCCTTCGGTCCATGGGCGCGACGACACAGACTTCCGCAATTCGTTAGGAGCAACCGAAACCATGGCGGTTTCCGTAACCCTTCCGGCGCTCGGTGAGAGCGTCACCGAGGGCACTGTCACCCGCTGGCTGAAGGCCGAGGGCGAGCGCATCGAGGCCGACGAGCCGCTGCTGGAGGTCTCGACCGACAAGGTCGACACCGAGATCCCCTCACCCGCGTCCGGCGTGCTGGCCTCCATCAAGGTCGCCGAGGACGAGACCGTCGAGGTCGGCGCCGAACTGGCCGTCATCGACGACGGCTCCGGGGCTCCCGCAGCCACTGCGGCCCCCGCCGCGGCCGAAGCTCCGGCCGCCGAGCCCGCCCCGGTCGCCCCGGCCCCGGTCGCACCGGCTGGTGGCGCCGCGGGCACGGACGTGGTCCTGCCCGCGCTCGGTGAGTCCGTCACCGAGGGCACCGTGACCCGCTGGCTGAAGTCGGTGGGCGACTCCGTCGACGCCGACGAGCCGCTGCTGGAGGTCTCGACCGACAAGGTCGACACCGAGATCCCCTCACCCGTCTCGGGCGTGCTGCTGGAGATCGTGGTCGGCGAGGACGAGACCGCCGAGATCGGCGCCAAGCTCGCCGTCGTCGGCGTCCCCGGAGCCGCTCCGGCCCCGGCAGCTCCCGCCCCGACCCCGGCTCCGGCAGCTCCCGCCCCGACCCCGGCTCCGGCAGCTCCCGCCCCGACCCCGGCTCCGGCAGCTCCCGCCGCTCCGGCAGCTCCTGCCCCGACTCCTGCCCCGGCTCCGGCTCCGGCTCCGCAGGTGGCGCCCCCGGCTCCGGTCGCCCCGGCCCCGGTCACACCGGCTCCCGCCGCGCAGGCGACGGATGAGGGCGCCTACGTGACCCCGCTGGTGCGCAAGCTCGCCGCCGAGAACGGTGTCGACCTGGCCACCGTGAAGGGCACCGGCGTCGGCGGCCGCATCCGCAAGCAGGACGTCATCGCTGCGGCCGAGGCCGCGAAGGCCGCTGCGGCTCCGACCGCGGCTCCCGCTGCGGCTCCGGCCGCGGCGAAGGCGCCGGCGCTGGAGGTCTCCCCGCTGCGCGGCCAGACCGTCAAGATGACCCGGATCCGCAAGGTCATCGGCGACAACATGGTCAAGGCGCTGCACGAGCAGGCCCAGCTGTCGTCGGTCGTCGAGGTCGACGTCACCCGGCTGATGAAGCTGCGCGCCAAGGCGAAGGACACCTTCGCGGCCCGTGAGGGCGTCAAGCTCTCCCCGATGCCGTTCTTCGTCAAGGCCGCCGCGCAGGCGCTGAAGGCCCACCCGGTCATCAACGCCAGGATCAACGAGGCCGAGGGCACGATCACCTACTTCGACACCGAGAACATCGGTATCGCGGTGGACTCCGAGAAGGGCCTGATGACCCCGGTCATCAAGCACGCCGGCGACCTCAACATCGCGGGCATCGCCAAGGCCACGGCGGAGCTGGCCGGCAAGGTGCGCGCCAACAAGATCACCCCGGACGAGCTGTCCGGCGCGACCTTCACCATCTCCAACACCGGTTCGCGCGGCGCACTGTTCGACACGATTATCGTGCCGCCGGGCCAGGTCGCGATCCTCGGCATCGGTGCCACGGTCAAGCGTCCGGCCGTCATCGAGACCGAGGAGGGCACGGTCATCGGCGTCCGCGACATGACCTATCTGACCCTCTCCTACGATCACCGCCTGGTGGACGGCGCCGACGCGGCCCGCTACCTGTCGGCGGTCAAGGCGATCCTGGAGGCGGGCGAGTTCGAGGTCGAGCTGGGCCTGTAACGAGGTCGAGGATCTCCCGGCGAGGCAGTGTCCGGCCGGTGGTCGCACACTCGGCCGCGCTCCCCTTGGTGCCCCTGCCCGGAACTTCCGGGCAGGGGCACCTGGCTGTGGAGGCGGGCGGGTCGGCCCGGCGCGCGGCGCCACCGCGCCGAGGCGGAGGCCTCAGGGCGGCCGACTTCGGAGCCCACCGGGCTCCGAAGGGTCGCGGACCAGGTGTGTAAGTCTCGTCTCACCTGCGCGGAAGCATCCCCGTGCACCCTCCCCGCGGAGCGAACCCGCCGTATTGTCTAAACGTCAAAGCCCTCCCTGAAGGAGCCCCCATGACCGCGCCCGTCGTCCACTCGCTGCGCGAACAGATCCGCGAGCACATCGTGGAGGGAATCGTCAGCGGGCGCTGGCAGCCGGGCGAGCGGATCGTGGAGCGCCGGATCGCGACCGAGTTGGAGGTCAGCCAGACCCCGGTCCGCGAAGCCTTGCGCGAACTGGAGTCGCTGCGGCTGATCGAGTCCGCACCGAACAAGGGCGTCCGGGTACGGAACCTGACCGCCGCCGACCTGGAGGAGAGCTACCCCGTCCGGGCCGGCCTGGAGGCCATAGCGGCGGAGCTGGCGGCGGAGCGGCTGGCGCAGGACTGCTCGGCGCTGGAACCGCACGTACTGGCCCTGTACGAGGCCGACGGCAACGCCGACGGCACCGCCCAGGTGCGCCACACGGTGGGCTTCCACCGCGAGCTGGTCCGTGCGGCGGACAACTCGGTGCTGCTGCACACCTGGGAGGGCCTGGGCATCGAGGTGTTCACGGCCCTGTCCATCCGCTGGCTGGGCACGGTGCAGCAGTCGTACGCGGAGGAGCACGAGGAGTTGGTGCAGGCGTTCAGGCGCCGGGATCCCGCGATCGCGGAGCTGGTCAAGGCACACGTCCTGGGCTGCGCTCCGAGGGCTTGATGCAGCCGAGCACACCCATGCTCACCTGCACAAATGCTCCTGTTTGTACGGCACCGGGTGCCCAACCAATAGGCACCCGGTGCCTATTTTCTCCAAATCAAGAGGTTTTCCCGCTCAACCCTTTGATCGATCATCGATCAGGGAGTTACAGTCGCCGACGGACTTCTACCGAAGTCCGCTGCCCTGTCCTGCCAAAGACCAAGGGCACCCCCGAACCCTTACCGATGAGGGAACCCCCTTCGACTGAGGAAGGCGGCGACATGACCGACCCCCACGCCATCCAGCCGAGCGAGCTCGACCAGCTCCCGGACCGCGACCCCGAGGAGACCGCCGAATGGCAGGCCTCCCTGGACGCCGTGGCCAGGGAGGCCGGGCCGCACCGCGCCGCATACCTGATGCGCCGCACGCTGGAGCGCGCCGAGGCGGGCGGCATCGCGCTGCCGAAGCTCCTCGAAACGGACTACGTCAACACCATCCCCACCTCCGCCGAGCCGGCCGTTCCCGGCGACCCGGAGATGGAGGCCCGGATCACCGCCTGGAACCGCTGGAACGCGGCCGCGATGGTGACCCGCGGCTCCAAGCACGGCGTCGGCGGCCACATCGCCACCTTCGCCTCCGCGGCCTGGCTGTACGAGACCGGCTTCAACCACTTCTTCAAGGGCAAGGAGTCCCCGGATGCCGCCGGCTCCGGCGACCAGCTGTACATCCAGGGCCACGCCTCCCCCGGCATCTACGCCCGCGCCTTCCTCGACGGCCGACTGACCGAACAGCACCTGGACAACTTCCGTCAGGAGGCCGGCGGCAACGGCCTGCCGTCCTATCCGCACCCGCGGCGCCTGCCCTGGCTGTGGGAGTTCCCCACCGTCTCCATGGGCCTCGGCCCGCTGTCGGCGATCTACCAGGCCCGGTTCAACCGCTACCTGACCAACCGCGGCATCAAGGACGTCTCCGCCTCCCACGTCTGGGCCTTCCTCGGCGACGGCGAGATGGACGAGCCGGAGTCGACGGCGGCCCTCGCGCTCGCCGCCCGGGAGCAGTTGGACAACCTCACCTTCGTCATCAACTGCAACCTGCAGCGCCTCGACGGCCCGGTCCGCGCCAACTTCAAGATCGTGCAGGAGCTGGAGGCCCAGTTCCGCGGTGCCGGCTGGAACGTCGTCAAGACCCTGTGGGGCTCCGCCTGGGACGAGCTCTTCCAGCTCGACACCACCGGCGCACTGGTACGCCGGCTGCGCGACGTACCGGACGCACAGATCCAGACGTACCAGACCCGCGACGCGGCTTACATCCGCCAGGACTTCTTCGGCGCCGATCCGGCGCTCGCCCAGATGGCGAAGCTGCTGAGCGACGACAAGATCATCGAGTGCTTCCACCTCTCGCGTGGCGGCCACGAAGTCCGCAAGGTCCACGCCGCGTACCGGGCCGCCGTCGAGCACAAGGGCGCGCCGACCGTGATCCTGGCCCAGACGGTCAAGGGCCACACCCTCGGTGAGGGCTTCGCGTCGAAGAACGCCAACCACCAGATGAAGAAGCTGACGGTGGACGAGTTCACGACCATGCGCGACCTGCTCGACCTGCCGATCAAGGACAGCGACTTCGCCGACGGCACGGTCCCCTACGGCCACCCGGGCGCCGACTCCCCCGAGGTCCGCTACCTCCAGGAACGCCGCGCGGCCCTCGGCGGCCCGGCCCCGGCCCGTCGTGTCCACCCGGTGGCCCCGCTCCCCGCCCCCGCTGAGAGGGCCTTCGCCTCCTTCGACAAGGGCTCCGGCTCCCAGAACGTGGCCACCACCATGGCCTTCGTCCGCCTGGTCAAGGACCTGGTCCGGGACAAGGAGACCGGCAGGCGCTGGGTGCCGATCGTCCCGGACGAGGCACGCACCTTCGGCATGGAGTCCCTGTTCCCGTCGCTCGGGATCTACTCCCCCAAGGGCCAGACGTACGAACCGGTCGACCGCGACCAGTTGATGTACTACAAGGAGGCCAAGAACGGCCAGATCCTCAACGAGGGGATCACCGAGGCCGGTTCCATGGCCGACTTCATCGCCGCTTCGACGTCGTACGCGACGCACGGCGAGGCGATGATCCCCTTCTACATCTTCTACTCGATGTTCGGCTGGCAACGCACGGCCGACCAGATGTGGCAGCTCGGCGACCAGCTCGGCCGCGGCTTCCTGATCGGCGCCACGGCCGGCCGTACGACCCTGACCGGCGAAGGCCTGCAGCACGCCGACGGCCACTCCCCCGTCATCGCGGCCACCAACCCGGCCGCCCTCACCTACGACCCCGCCTTCGCCTACGAGATCGCGGTGATCGTCCGTGAGGGCCTGCGCCGGATGTACGGCGAGGCCAAACCGGGCGAGGACCAGAACGTCTTCTACTACCTCACCGTCTACAACGAGCCGCTGCCGCAGCCCGCGAAGCCGCAGGGTCTCGGCGTCGACGAGGGCATCGTCAAGGGCCTCTACCGGTTCAACACGGCGGAGTCGGCGGGCGTGTCCCCGGTCGCCAACGCCCCGCGCATCCAGTTGCTGGGCTCCGGCACGGCGATCCACTGGGCGCTGGAGGCACAGCAACTGCTGGCCGAGGAGTGGGGTGTGGCCGCCGACGTGTGGTCCGCTACCTCCTGGTCCGAGCTGCGCCGGGACGCCATGGACGCCGACGCGGCCCTGTTGCGCGGCGAGGAGCGGGTGCCGTACATCCGGCAGGCGCTGCAAGGTGCCGAGGGTCCGGTCCTCGCGGTCTCCGACTACATGCGCCAGACGCCGGACCAGATCGCACAGTGGGTCGAGCAGGACTACTCCTCGCTGGGCGCCGACGGCTTCGGCCTTTCGGACACGCGTGAAGCTGCCCGCCGCCACTTCGGCGTGGACGCCCGGTCGATCGTCGTGGCGGCCCTGGCCCAGCTCGCCAAGCGCGGCGAGGTGAAGGCTGCGGCGGTGAAGGAGGCCCGGGAGAAGTACGGGCTGTAGGGCCTGCGGCTCGTCCGCCGGTGGGGCCGTGTCCTTGGGATGCTGTTGGACCGACAGCATCCCTTCTGGGCACAGCCCCGGTGGCCCGGCTGAAGGTGGCGGCGGCGCTGCTGCCCGCATGTGTCCCGGGAGGGTGTGCGCAGACTTCCGTACGCGGTTGGTCCCCCGGCCGCGCGGGAGGCACTGGGCGGTGTGGGTGAGCCGGATGTCGAAGGCTGGGTGACCGCGACCCTGGCGGTGGAGTCGGAGGAGGTCGCGCACTCCCAGCTGACCGCGCTGGGGCCAAAGGCCGGGGTACGGGTGGCGACGGGCCTGCGAGAGTGGTTCGCCGGCGAGGCGGCCCGGACCGCGGCGCTGTACCGCCGCGCGGACACCGGGTGACGTTCCTCGGTACTCCGCGTGCGGCCCACCCGCCGAAGCCCGATGCTGGTGCAGTGATGGACGAGACGGAGTTCTGGGAACTGATCGACGCCACGCGCGAGGCTGCCGGCGGCGATCCCGAGGAGCAGGCCGACGTGCTCGTGGAGCGGCTCCTGCGGATGGACCCAGAGCTGGTCCTGGACTTCGCCCGGCATTTCGAGGCCCGCTACAACCGCGCCTACCTCTGGGAGCTGTGGGGCGCAGCCTGGGTATTGCTGGACGGCTGCAGCGACGACGCATTCGACTTCTTCCGGTGCTGGCTGATCGGCCAGGG contains:
- the aceE gene encoding pyruvate dehydrogenase (acetyl-transferring), homodimeric type — translated: MTDPHAIQPSELDQLPDRDPEETAEWQASLDAVAREAGPHRAAYLMRRTLERAEAGGIALPKLLETDYVNTIPTSAEPAVPGDPEMEARITAWNRWNAAAMVTRGSKHGVGGHIATFASAAWLYETGFNHFFKGKESPDAAGSGDQLYIQGHASPGIYARAFLDGRLTEQHLDNFRQEAGGNGLPSYPHPRRLPWLWEFPTVSMGLGPLSAIYQARFNRYLTNRGIKDVSASHVWAFLGDGEMDEPESTAALALAAREQLDNLTFVINCNLQRLDGPVRANFKIVQELEAQFRGAGWNVVKTLWGSAWDELFQLDTTGALVRRLRDVPDAQIQTYQTRDAAYIRQDFFGADPALAQMAKLLSDDKIIECFHLSRGGHEVRKVHAAYRAAVEHKGAPTVILAQTVKGHTLGEGFASKNANHQMKKLTVDEFTTMRDLLDLPIKDSDFADGTVPYGHPGADSPEVRYLQERRAALGGPAPARRVHPVAPLPAPAERAFASFDKGSGSQNVATTMAFVRLVKDLVRDKETGRRWVPIVPDEARTFGMESLFPSLGIYSPKGQTYEPVDRDQLMYYKEAKNGQILNEGITEAGSMADFIAASTSYATHGEAMIPFYIFYSMFGWQRTADQMWQLGDQLGRGFLIGATAGRTTLTGEGLQHADGHSPVIAATNPAALTYDPAFAYEIAVIVREGLRRMYGEAKPGEDQNVFYYLTVYNEPLPQPAKPQGLGVDEGIVKGLYRFNTAESAGVSPVANAPRIQLLGSGTAIHWALEAQQLLAEEWGVAADVWSATSWSELRRDAMDADAALLRGEERVPYIRQALQGAEGPVLAVSDYMRQTPDQIAQWVEQDYSSLGADGFGLSDTREAARRHFGVDARSIVVAALAQLAKRGEVKAAAVKEAREKYGL
- a CDS encoding GntR family transcriptional regulator, whose amino-acid sequence is MTAPVVHSLREQIREHIVEGIVSGRWQPGERIVERRIATELEVSQTPVREALRELESLRLIESAPNKGVRVRNLTAADLEESYPVRAGLEAIAAELAAERLAQDCSALEPHVLALYEADGNADGTAQVRHTVGFHRELVRAADNSVLLHTWEGLGIEVFTALSIRWLGTVQQSYAEEHEELVQAFRRRDPAIAELVKAHVLGCAPRA
- the sucB gene encoding 2-oxoglutarate dehydrogenase, E2 component, dihydrolipoamide succinyltransferase → MAVSVTLPALGESVTEGTVTRWLKAEGERIEADEPLLEVSTDKVDTEIPSPASGVLASIKVAEDETVEVGAELAVIDDGSGAPAATAAPAAAEAPAAEPAPVAPAPVAPAGGAAGTDVVLPALGESVTEGTVTRWLKSVGDSVDADEPLLEVSTDKVDTEIPSPVSGVLLEIVVGEDETAEIGAKLAVVGVPGAAPAPAAPAPTPAPAAPAPTPAPAAPAPTPAPAAPAAPAAPAPTPAPAPAPAPQVAPPAPVAPAPVTPAPAAQATDEGAYVTPLVRKLAAENGVDLATVKGTGVGGRIRKQDVIAAAEAAKAAAAPTAAPAAAPAAAKAPALEVSPLRGQTVKMTRIRKVIGDNMVKALHEQAQLSSVVEVDVTRLMKLRAKAKDTFAAREGVKLSPMPFFVKAAAQALKAHPVINARINEAEGTITYFDTENIGIAVDSEKGLMTPVIKHAGDLNIAGIAKATAELAGKVRANKITPDELSGATFTISNTGSRGALFDTIIVPPGQVAILGIGATVKRPAVIETEEGTVIGVRDMTYLTLSYDHRLVDGADAARYLSAVKAILEAGEFEVELGL